The Misgurnus anguillicaudatus chromosome 21, ASM2758022v2, whole genome shotgun sequence genome includes a window with the following:
- the LOC129438296 gene encoding uncharacterized protein isoform X2 encodes MGKEFCLIILLFQKIVYGNIIQLDPVLSVQEGDNVILSCFIPKEQIMLTGIGSFNLTIMKAKKSDAATYFCAITSSNIIYFGNGTLLIIEGAEISKHHILQLPKFKTESEINVPLQCLILTKTLNDEKHPIYWFKHNSEKSHLGTIYIQGNTNDSCLGDSEADCYSRKCIYNLNPNRNSSCPDFETYYCALAMCGEVLFGNFSKNTADNIKSVNMHLISQISLAILLAMGIAINILLYCKRNDSKLKEIQNTDAYYDGDDVSKNKSEEMTYTAVKFSTKHSRVKMETSPDNTLYSGLACQQHSLNYY; translated from the exons ATGGGCAAAGAATTTTGTTTGATCATCTTGCTCTTTCAAAAAATTG TATATGGAAACATCATACAACTGGATCCAGTTTTGTCAGTTCAAGAAGGAGATAATGTGATACTGTCCTGTTTTATTCCAAAAGAACAAATCA TGTTAACAGGGATTGGGAGTTTTAATCTGACAATCATGAAGGCCAAAAAATCAGATGCAGCCACATACTTTTGTGCTATTACTTCGTCTAATATCATTTACTTTGGAAATGGAACTCTTTTGATTATTGAAG GAGCAGAAATCAGCAAACACCATATTCTACAGCTGCCCAAGTTTAAAACCGAGTCTGAGATAAATGTTCCTCTGCAATGTTTAATACTAACCAAGACACTGAATGATGAAAAGCATCCTATCTACTGGTTTAAACATAACTCAGAAAAATCTCACCTTGGAACTATTTATATTCAAGGAAATACAAATGATTCATGCTTGGGAGACTCTGAAGCTGACTGTTATTCACGAAAATGTATTTACAACCTAAATCCAAATAGGAACTCTAGCTGTCCTGATTTTGAAACGTATTATTGTGCGCTAGCCATGTGTGGTGAAGTTTTATTTGGAAATTTTTCTAAAAATACTGCTg ACAACATTAAGAGTGTGAATATGCACCTAATTTCCCAAATCAGCCTCGCCATACTCCTGGCAATGGGTATTGCTATCAATATTCTGCTGTATTGCAAGAGAAATG ACAGCAAATTGAAGGAAATACAGAATACTGATGCTTATTATGATGGTGATGATGTGTCAAAAAATAag TCTGAGGAAATGACTTATACTGCAGTAAAGTTCTCGACCAAACACTCACGAGTGAAAATGGAGACCAGCCCAGACAACACACTGTACTCTGGTTTGGCATGTCAACAGCACAGCTTAAACtactattaa
- the LOC129438296 gene encoding uncharacterized protein isoform X1: MGKEFCLIILLFQKIVYGNIIQLDPVLSVQEGDNVILSCFIPKEQISMLLWYKQVIGQDPRLIASSFYHFAQKQFYNDLDNDRLTVLTGIGSFNLTIMKAKKSDAATYFCAITSSNIIYFGNGTLLIIEGAEISKHHILQLPKFKTESEINVPLQCLILTKTLNDEKHPIYWFKHNSEKSHLGTIYIQGNTNDSCLGDSEADCYSRKCIYNLNPNRNSSCPDFETYYCALAMCGEVLFGNFSKNTADNIKSVNMHLISQISLAILLAMGIAINILLYCKRNDSKLKEIQNTDAYYDGDDVSKNKSEEMTYTAVKFSTKHSRVKMETSPDNTLYSGLACQQHSLNYY; encoded by the exons ATGGGCAAAGAATTTTGTTTGATCATCTTGCTCTTTCAAAAAATTG TATATGGAAACATCATACAACTGGATCCAGTTTTGTCAGTTCAAGAAGGAGATAATGTGATACTGTCCTGTTTTATTCCAAAAGAACAAATCAGTATGTTGTTGTGGTACAAACAAGTCATTGGACAAGATCCACGTCTTATTGCTTCTTCCTTTTACCATTTTGCACAAAAGCAGTTCTACAATGATCTTGACAATGATCGTCTTACAGTGTTAACAGGGATTGGGAGTTTTAATCTGACAATCATGAAGGCCAAAAAATCAGATGCAGCCACATACTTTTGTGCTATTACTTCGTCTAATATCATTTACTTTGGAAATGGAACTCTTTTGATTATTGAAG GAGCAGAAATCAGCAAACACCATATTCTACAGCTGCCCAAGTTTAAAACCGAGTCTGAGATAAATGTTCCTCTGCAATGTTTAATACTAACCAAGACACTGAATGATGAAAAGCATCCTATCTACTGGTTTAAACATAACTCAGAAAAATCTCACCTTGGAACTATTTATATTCAAGGAAATACAAATGATTCATGCTTGGGAGACTCTGAAGCTGACTGTTATTCACGAAAATGTATTTACAACCTAAATCCAAATAGGAACTCTAGCTGTCCTGATTTTGAAACGTATTATTGTGCGCTAGCCATGTGTGGTGAAGTTTTATTTGGAAATTTTTCTAAAAATACTGCTg ACAACATTAAGAGTGTGAATATGCACCTAATTTCCCAAATCAGCCTCGCCATACTCCTGGCAATGGGTATTGCTATCAATATTCTGCTGTATTGCAAGAGAAATG ACAGCAAATTGAAGGAAATACAGAATACTGATGCTTATTATGATGGTGATGATGTGTCAAAAAATAag TCTGAGGAAATGACTTATACTGCAGTAAAGTTCTCGACCAAACACTCACGAGTGAAAATGGAGACCAGCCCAGACAACACACTGTACTCTGGTTTGGCATGTCAACAGCACAGCTTAAACtactattaa
- the LOC129418533 gene encoding zinc finger BED domain-containing protein 5-like, with protein sequence MVKEAFLEAADSLFDGFKNKTEIVKAIKDVQLSRNTTTKRFERMAVDVDEQLKKDIDACEDFSLQFDESTDMVDVAQLCVFIRMVFVDMSAKEELLTILPLKGHPRGEDIFNAFMGFVSETKLPPFKLISITTDGAPAMMGRTSGFIALCKESESFPDILNYHCIIHQQALCGKILNMKEVMDIAMKIVCSVRARSLQRRLFRAHLEENDAEHTDLLLHTDVRWLSRGKFLARFTELLPEIKDFLKLSKHVDYHTKLEDHEWLLDLSFLTDLTGELNDLNLELQGKDKDVVNMMSSVNTFKSKLQLMSSRLQPGNLRNFPHMQAELQRQGKGVTQLNSARYEEHVQSILAEFERRFTDFASIEPVASYMCYPFGANIDVGDIAAKIKSLFDLKSSDIEDEILTLQNDIEIKARSTSAQPGEHVVFWNLLAEEKYPNLRRCALNLTALFGSTYLCESAFSHMKIIKSKYRSTMTDDHLAACLRLATSSYTPDYDKLSSSSQCQVSH encoded by the coding sequence ATGGTGAAGGAAGCCTTTCTCGAGGCAGCCGATAGCCTTTTTGAcggctttaaaaataaaacagagatcGTGAAGGCCATTAAAGATGTGCAACTCTCCCGCAATACTACAACAAAGCGATTTGAGAGAATGGCTGTGGATGTGGATGAGCAACTGAAGAAGGATATTGACGCGTGTGAGGACTTTTCCCTCCAATTTGACGAGTCGACTGATATGGTGGATGTGGCACAATTGTGTGTTTTCATAAGGATGGTTTTTGTAGACATGAGCGCAAAGGAAGAGCTACTCACAATTTTGCCATTAAAAGGACACCCCAGAGGTGAGgatatttttaatgcttttatgGGATTTGTTAGCGAGACTAAACTGCCGCCCTTTAAGCTGATCTCCATCACAACTGATGGGGCACCTGCAATGATGGGCCGCACCAGTGGGTTCATTGCACTGTGCAAAGAAAGTGAATCTTTCCCAGATATCCTGAATTATCATTGTATAATTCACCAGCAAGCGTTGTGTGGAAagattttaaatatgaaagaagtGATGGATATTGCGATGAAGATTGTGTGTTCAGTTCGGGCTAGGAGTCTGCAGAGAAGGCTTTTCCGTGCTCACTTGGAGGAGAATGATGCTGAGCACACAGACCTTCTGCTTCACACGGATGTTAGGTGGTTAAGCAGAGGTAAATTTTTAGCCAGATTCACAGAGTTATTGCCTGAAATCAAAGACTTTCTGAAGCTTTCAAAACATGTGGATTACCATACAAAGCTAGAGGACCACGAGTGGCTTTTAGATTTATCTTTCCTCACTGATCTCACTGGCGAGCTCAATGATTTGAATTTAGAGCTGCAGGGAAAGGATAAAGATGTAGTCAACATGATGAGTTCAGTGAATACATTTAAAAGCAAGCTACAGCTGATGTCAAGCAGGCTGCAGCCTGGTAACCTGCGCAACTTTCCCCACATGCAAGCAGAACTACAACGTCAAGGTAAAGGTGTGACACAGCTTAACAGTGCACGTTATGAGGAGCATGTTCAGAGCATCTTGGCAGAGTTTGAGAGGCGTTTTACTGACTTTGCATCCATCGAGCCTGTAGCCAGCTATATGTGTTATCCATTTGGTGCAAATATTGATGTTGGTGACATTGCTGCCAAAATAAAATCACTTTTCGACTTGAAAAGCTCCGATATTGAGGATGAGATTCTGACATTGCAAAATGACATTGAAATCAAAGCCAGATCAACATCCGCTCAACCTGGAGAGCATGTAGTGTTCTGGAATCTACTGGCGGAGGAGAAGTATCCCAATCTTAGAAGATGTGCCTTGAACCTGACAGCTCTTTTTGGATCGACTTATTTGTGCGAGTCTGCTTTCTCACACATGAAAATCATCAAGTCTAAGTACAGATCAACAATGACTGATGACCACCTTGCAGCCTGCCTACGCCTTGCAACCAGCTCCTACACTCCTGACTACGATAAGCTATCCTCCTCCTCCCAGTGCCAGGTCTCCCACTAA